A part of Lolium rigidum isolate FL_2022 unplaced genomic scaffold, APGP_CSIRO_Lrig_0.1 contig_69146_1, whole genome shotgun sequence genomic DNA contains:
- the LOC124682145 gene encoding 7-deoxyloganetin glucosyltransferase-like, with protein MEGRASEKKAHALCLPYPAQGHITPMLNVANLLHARGFHVTFVNSEYNHARLVRTRGAAAVAGSRGFRFATIPDGLPAASGDHVTQDIPSLCKSTTETCLGPFRRLLAQLNAAASTGESDHPPVTCVVSDLIMGFSMDAAKELGLPYVQLWTASAISYLAYYHYRLLIDRGIAPLKDVRQLTDGYLDTPVEDLPGLRNMRLRDFPSFIRTTDPDEFMVGYVIKETGRTAGASAVILNSFGDLEGEAVEAMEALLVNVKVYTVGPLNLVAPRETSSISRLSLWKEQEECLEWLHGKEPSSVVYVNFGSIVVMTSEQLVEFAWGLANSGRQFMWIIRPDLVRGDAAVLPKEFLAETAGRGLMASWCPQQEVLSHPAVGVFLTHSGWNSALESVCGGVPVISWPFFADQQTNCRYQCNEWGIGMEIDTNVQRDAVTSLIAELMDGEGGKKMRKKAQESLPENLEWREKAILAAMPHGPSQRNFDELVRDVLLAKN; from the exons ATGGAAGGAAGGGCCTCGGAGAAGAAGGCACACGCCCTGTGCCTGCCGTACCCGGCGCAGGGGCACATAACCCCGATGCTCAACGTGGCCAACCTGCTGCACGCCCGCGGCTTCCATGTCACCTTCGTCAACTCCGAGTACAACCACGCCCGCCTCGTCCGGACGCGGGGCGCCGCGGCCGTAGCCGGCTCCCGGGGCTTCCGCTTCGCCACCATTCCTGATGGCCTGCCGGCGGCGTCCGGCGACCACGTCACGCAGGACATCCCGTCGCTATGCAAGTCCACCACGGAGACCTGCCTTGGACCCTTCCGCCGCCTCCTCGCCCAGCTCAATGCCGCGGCCTCCACCGGTGAGAGTGACCACCCGCCCGTTACCTGCGTCGTCTCGGACCTCATCATGGGTTTCTCCATGGACGCGGCTAAGGAGCTCGGCCTTCCATACGTCCAGCTCTGGACTGCCAGCGCCATCAGTTACCTTGCGTACTACCACTATCGCCTTCTCATCGACCGTGGCATTGCTCCACTCAAAG aTGTGAGACAGCTGACGGATGGGTACCTTGACACTCCGGTGGAAGACCTGCCGGGGCTGAGGAACATGAGGCTGAGGGACTTCCCGAGCTTTATACGCACCACGGACCCGGACGAGTTCATGGTGGGTTACGTCATCAAGGAGACCGGTCGCACGGCCGGCGCATCGGCGGTGATCCTCAACAGCTTCGGCGACCTCGAGGGCGAGGCGGTGGAGGCCATGGAGGCGCTCCTCGTCAATGTCAAGGTGTACACGGTCGGCCCGCTCAATCTGGTCGCGCCGCGCGAGACATCATCCATAAGCCGCCTCAGCCTGTGGAAGGAGCAAGAGGAGTGCCTTGAGTGGCTACACGGCAAGGAGCCCTCCTCCGTCGTGTACGTCAACTTCGGCAGCATCGTCGTCATGACCAGCGAGCAGCTGGTGGAGTTCGCTTGGGGACTCGCCAACAGCGGCAGGCAGTTCATGTGGATCATCCGCCCCGACCTCGTCCGGGGCGACGCGGCGGTGCTTCCCAAAGAGTTCTTGGCAGAGACGGCGGGGCGCGGGCTCATGGCCTCCTGGTGCCCGCAGCAGGAGGTGCTGAGCCACCCTGCCGTAGGCGTGTTCCTGACTCACAGCGGGTGGAACTCGGCGCTGGAGAGCGTGTGCGGCGGCGTGCCCGTCATCAGCTGGCCCTTCTTCGCGGACCAGCAAACCAACTGCCGGTACCAGTGCAACGAATGGGGCATCGGCATGGAGATCGACACTAACGTCCAGCGCGACGCCGTCACGAGCCTTATCGCGGAGCTCATGGATGGGGAGGGTGGaaagaagatgaggaagaaggcGCAGGAATCACTACCGGAAAATCT TGAATGGCGGGAGAAGGCGATCCTGGCGGCCATGCCACACGGTCCGTCTCAACGCAACTTCGATGAGCTGGTCCGTGATGTGCTCTTGGCCAAGAACTAG
- the LOC124682146 gene encoding uncharacterized protein LOC124682146 — protein MPNGCKEVAWTWSHYAHAPDPEATHTRRLKNCQSRVIREFWTYFTMDPDSKRDDCIKVAGNIARKKVTDAHYEGRVLSIRNWYAEKRKLRMRKEQAREIVNFQPWQYLQCPPPYVGHARPQVWHAMVRHYTSAAYKRKHEEQKLKRAEMGGGSHTQGSVPLAICKQKKEKETGVKSSLFKIWGDHRKKTDKKDGMVKWVSKIAEAKDKKYRSKFAQTHGDEANPETEPFDPEVAMRAGEGKKHGRLFVCDGAVDPKTIPSLRQIKGGNTSSSPAVEPRPTPSSIAIDAIRAELEAEKAQREQAEALLTQNQQQMAMQQQMMLWMTRKLSAHDAHLSASMPSGTTLPTDPPPFDINTWLHASGGSNNIELHGPSTHDGNDNLMTPPTGGQPSFNNLGIVRRL, from the exons ATGCCTAATGGTTGCAAGGAGGTAGCTTGGACTTGGAGCCACTACGCGCACGCACCTGATCCGGAGGCCACACACACGAGGAGGCTCAAGAACTGCCAGAGTAGGGTGATCCGTGAATTTTGG ACCTACTTTACTATGGACCCCGATTCTAAGCGCGATGATTGCATAAAAGTGGCTGGCAACATAGCGCGGAAGAAAGTGACTGATGCGCACTATGAGGGGCGTGTTTTGTCCATCCGCAATTGGTATGCTGAGAAACGCAAGCTCCGGATGCGGAAGGAGCAAGCCCGAGAAATCGTGAACTTCCAGCCGTGGCAGTACTTGCAG TGCCCTCCTCCGTATGTAGGTCACGCTAGACCGCAAGTCTGGCACGCGATGGTTCGTCACTACACAAGCGCCGCGTACAAGAGGAAGCACGAAGAACAAAAGCTAAAGAGAGCCGAGATGGGAGGCGGATCACACACGCAAGGCAGCGTCCCCCTCGCCATATGCAAGCAGAAAAAG GAAAAAGAGACAGGCGTGAAGTCCTCGTTATTCAAGATCTGGGGCGACCACCGCAAGAAGACGGACAAAAAAGACGGGATGGTGAAGTGGGTTAGCAAGATCGCCGAAGCCAAGGACAAGAAGTACCGGTCCAAGTTTGCCCAGACTCATGGCGACGAGGCGAACCCCGAGACCGAGCCATTTGACCCCGAGGTTGCCATGCGTGCGGGAGAGGGCAAGAAGCATGGTCGCTTGTTTGTCTGTGATGGGGCCGTTGATCCCAAGACCATCCCGTCTTTGAGACAAATCAAAGGTGGCAACACGAGCTCCTCGCCTGCTGTAGAGCCCCGCCCGACACCGTCGTCTATAGCCATTGACGCGATCCGG GCTGAATTGGAGGCTGAGAAGGCACAGAGGGAGCAGGCCGAGGCCCTCCTTACTCAGAACCAGCAGCAGATGGCGATGCAGCAGCAGATGATGCTGTGGATGACACGGAAGCTCAGTGCCCACGATGCCCACTTATCG GCCTCTATGCCGAGTGGCACCACTCTGCCTACTGATCCACCTCCTTTTGACATCAACACATGG CTACATGCCTCGGGTGGATCCAACAACATTGAGCTCCATGGGCCATCCACTCATGATGGGAATGACAACTTGATGACGCCGCCTACAGGGGGACAACCTAGCTTCAACAACCTTGGCATCGTCCGCCGGCTTTGA